The Medicago truncatula cultivar Jemalong A17 chromosome 4, MtrunA17r5.0-ANR, whole genome shotgun sequence genome includes a region encoding these proteins:
- the LOC120579963 gene encoding uncharacterized protein, with translation MTNFNDSELFVIKSKVRTGHKREFSFALNSYSEIGTSLSKTRPRKNQNMVPVSNPKKTGMSSSKEELKDNVVVETVAKNGDYAEKKMKNKTDKKKNKKPSIRGKRQKFCVDYRDAKVVSGLFSSSCEESKNRQPSPRHTIETIDSRVSPTTVNHRSPEPVVPQTSSYKGMKCNTYCDKSPRRITRK, from the exons atgacaaattttaatGATTCTGAACTTTTCGTGATAAAGTCTAAAGTGCGTACAGGGCATAAGAGAGAATTTTCCTTTGCACTTAACTCTTACTCTGAGATCGGGACCTCATTGAGTAAAACCCGACCTCGTAAGAACCAGAATATGGTTCCTGTTTCTAATCCTAAGAAGACAGGAATGTCCAGTTCTAAAGAAGAACTAAAGgacaatgttgttgttgaaactGTTGCAAAAAATGGTGATTATGctgagaagaaaatgaagaataagACGgataagaagaagaataagaagccATCAATTCGAGGGAAGAGGCAAAAGTTTTGTGTGGATTACAGAG aTGCGAAAGTTGTGTCAGGATTATTCTCCAGTTCATGCGAGGAATCAAAGAATCGTCAACCTAGTCCAAGGCATACAATTGAGACTATTGATAGTCGTGTCTCACCAACAACCGTTAATCATag ATCCCCCGAACCGGTTGTGCCTCAAACTTCATCATACAAAGGGATGAAGTGCAACACATATTGTGATAAGAGTCCACGAAGAATTACTAGGAAGTAA